A single window of Oreochromis aureus strain Israel breed Guangdong linkage group 5, ZZ_aureus, whole genome shotgun sequence DNA harbors:
- the LOC116314351 gene encoding butyrophilin subfamily 3 member A3-like, with product MISADMELLPLLFLSFCFLTLSGLTFAAESGTPVVVKEDDDAILPCFFDTNVENIELMKFDWKKEGTDPRKQVFMYDRGAHHNNGLSDQDDQFKGRVSHFPEKLTDGNASIRINNTRLKDKGNYTCFFPNSKKTFLVELVVGAADPSVTILGHTNNGAQLKCDVKGAYPRPTVEWQDSKNQTIPSEDQTLKRGEDFYVTLKTTVRKTDYYHCVATQKEIHHRSHTKIYVYLNGARSGTGKITATVLSVMIGIFATV from the exons ATGATTTCTGCAGACATGGAGCTTCTACCACTTCTGTTTCTGAGCTTCTGTTTCCTGACTTTGTCCGGACTGACGTTTGCTGCTGAATCCG GGACGCCTGTGGTTGTGAAAGAAGATGATGATGCTATTTTACCCTGTTTCTTTGACACCAACGTTGAGAACATTGAGTTAATGAAGTTTGACTGGAAGAAGGAAGGAACAGATCCTCGAAAGCAGGTGTTCATGTATGATAGGGGTGCCCATCACAATAATGGCCTCTCAGATCAAGATGATCAGTTCAAAGGTCGAGTCTCACATTTTCCGGAAAAGCTGACGGATGGCAATGCCTCCATAAGAATAAATAACACCCGATTGAAGGACAAAGGAAACTACACGTGTTTTTTtccaaacagcaaaaaaacattCCTTGttgagcttgttgttg GTGCAGCAGACCCTTCTGTCACAATTCTTGGTCACACAAACAACGGGGCGCAGCTTAAGTGTGACGTTAAGGGTGCTTACCCTAGACCTACAGTGGAGTGGCAGGATAGTAAGAATCAAACCATTCCTTCTGAGGATCAGACCCTTAAAAGAGGAGAGGACTTCTACGTCACACTAAAAACTACTGTAAGAAAGACTGACTACTATCACTGTGTTGCCACACAGAAGGAAATTCACCATCGGTCACATACGAAAATCTATGTATATTTGAATG GTGCCCGATCTGGGACTGGGAAAATTACAGCTACTGTTCTTTCAGTTATGATTGGAATTTTTGCTACTGTTTAA